AACGGGGAAACTTaacacttttatttttcgatatttaaatattgccaaattcatttttatattttaaattacataatttatattatctcTATTTCAACGTAAGAGTAACGATCAAGATTTCCACTCCtttatgcacgtatgtactTATTCAGATGATGGAATTTTtgttaagttttttttttttttttgtttagaaggctctaaaaaaaattgtattcttattatgtacgtatgctTATGTATATGATCAACAGTTAAATTCATAATTAATAAGGAAAAGAATTCCAATTGAAACATATAGAAGTACACATTTTTATGGAATTATCAAATGGttaacttttcattttttttctaaagaaATCTAAGACATTCTATGTATGCACCATAATGCATATTTCGAGTGAAACAaataaggaatatatattttttttttttcctgctCCATTTTACTGTTGAAAATTATGGGAAtacgaaaatataaaattgcgAAATTGTGCTTTGaacgagaaaaaaaaaaaaaacgtatTTATaggtatttatatgtatatatatacatgtgtgtgcacataatgtatatatataaatataatacatacaaattATTACTTATCCCCTAAGATGAATTACaagaatgaaataatataaaataaaacattttctcaaaaaaattacaggAACATTCTTAAAAAGacaatattttacataaatattttttgtatagaagagtaaaataaaattttccaaattaaatatagtaattaaatttttaatcagttaggtatatttttattatgctagtggacatacgtacatataatttaGGTACACCAATGTTTGACATGTTAtatagcatttttttttttttcttgttttccTTAATctttttgtaattaaaatactatatattaataatactatGGTTACAAAAAaggcatacatatacatatatacataagtatatatatataatcatttttatttttcatagatttatatataagcaaaataatTCATGGTTGGATTATAACAATTTACACATAGTTCACACgaataaattacataaatgcaCGTGCAAATTTTTCCTTACATGTATAAACAGCTACgcatgaaaatttaaataaatgtgtAAGGGTAAATCATTTTTCACCATATACACGATATAAACaagcatacatatgtgtacatatatacgtgcatatatgtatacatacgtttcatttttttgtttaatgcacaataaaaaaaaaaagtgcaagttcattacttctttttttataaaatgtaaaaaaagtattttttctttatacaaatttgtaaaacaaaaaaaaaaaaaataaatacaaatacaaatgCGAACACAAATTCAAATATTTGCGTAACCccctaaaaaattatactgatgtcaaagaaaaaaaaaaattttaattatcaaataatagaaaaatttttacactaaattaaaaaatatatatatataatgtacttaagcattaaaaaaaaaaaaaaattaaatatatatgcaccataatttttttacatgtaattaaataaaattgtaaacCTTATGTATTACTAATTGACAGTAACACTTACATATtacatacattatatatatatatatatttataattatgttctttataataatgtatatacatttataaacatatatacatatatatatatacatatacatgtatacatacgcaTAGAAATAAAGTGTACGtcacataattaaaaaatttttacgaagagaaaaaataaaccctttataaatttttttaaaaaaaaattcattcaaaatatttttgcttttatgtatcattctttattttttttttttttttaatttataaatttttttattaatattgttataactatttttataacaaattatacgaacatttaattttttttttagtaaaaaaaaaaaaattaaatatattttgtgtgctttgtatttttttttttttttctgagtAAAATGAactacattaaaaaaaaattataaacacaAAGCacgtaagaaaaaaaaaatatgaattgaatacacttactatttttttaacgttTTAGTAAGCTGATGAAAATAAgtattatacatatgaatatatatgtatacaaaatataaatataaatatatatatatattttcgcatatatgtagataatatataaataaacatacatactacaggcaaaaaaaaaaaaaaaaagtgaaaaaagaaaaatgaaaaaaattagaagatatatgttaaattaacatttacaggagaaattaatatatatatatatatatatatatatactacgtatatgtgtgttaatatgtttttatatttacatttatgcatttatatttacgtttgtgtatatgtgatacttataaattaattataaatgcgCCGTAGGTGAAGGACTTTTGAAATAACTAAATAATTGTATAGTAATACGCATTGcactaaaaatatagaagtgTTATACtgtaattaaattaattagttatgaattaatttattcattaactttcctcttttttttgaacataaattgaaatatattgaagtatacatacgtacatatatatatatgaatatatgtgcGGATGTACACCTAAATGAATCTgaaattaaattaacaaaatacgttaaaaatataaagcaaTAATACTgcacaaaagaaaaaaaattgtgcaCACGGAATTTatgtatcatatatatatattattttcgtaTTGATTTTTGAAACATGTTTTAGCGAAGCATATtatagtgtatatatatatacgtgtagatatatatgtgaagataaataaataataaacactttatatatgtgttcttatatttttctgttttttaaagggcatatttatgtatatgtatgtttaggtatttgtatacatatatatatatatatatatatatgtacgctAAATTCAACTTAAATTTGATATTCTATATTTGAGTTTATGATATATGtaatacgtatgtatatatatatgtacgggtatttatatgttcatgCATGCAcacttatgtatatgtttgcaTTTGCGCATACTTATACAtctgtgtatatataatcaaataACATTTTACGTATATTCATTCTAAAATGGAATTCCTAAgcaatatatatgataaagtTTTATCAGGTTATGTATTTACCGATgtgtttaaatataaaacatggCAAGAGAATATTATAGGAAAAGACAGAAATAATAACAGCAATAGTagcaacaataataatagtaataataacaatattaatagtagcaataataacaataataataataacagtagtaCCAGTAATAATGATgctaattatgtaaaaaagaatttggAAGAAATATTAGgaacatttttaaagaatgGGAAAATATCCCATTCTTTATGGGCTCAacataaaatgtttatagGAGATGAAGGTATATATCTCTTAGGAGAAGTTATAACCATATGTCAAATAGTAGAGTTTATAGATTCAGATGATATTGAAGAAGTAAAAAGTAAtgaagaatttaaaaaaaacatcttagaagaattaaatagaaggatacttttaaaaaaaaaaaccgaaatgttagaagaaaaaatcatTTCAAATATATCTATGTGTAATAACAATGGTAATTTCGATGATTTTGATGATGATGACCATGGCGGAGGTGGCGGAGGgaaagaaaatgaagaagaagaagatgatgataataataataataacagtaacaataacgataatgataatgatagtattaataaaaatgatagtaataataacaatagtaatagtagaCACAATAAGAGTAATAATCATaacaaaagtaataataataataataataatagtacgAATAATGGTACtaatgatagtaataataaagataaaacaaaaataggTGATAAGAGTGTGGTGTCAAATTTCGTTGAAATGCTGTGTGCAGGAAAAACGAATAAATTTGGTTTTTGTGAATATGatcaaaaatttaataataaatatattttaaataatagtagtaatgaTCGTAAATCTTCGAAATCTGTAGAGCATTGTATATTACCATTTAGTGAGGATTACgaacataaatatgtttgcTTATTACTTAATCATTCTGGAACACAAGAAGCTAGAATATTACGTTTTAGTAAAGATTGTATTAATACAAACAAATTATTAGATACATTAAAAGGAACAGTAATATTCTTAAATGAACTTCGattcttatttaaatttttcagaTCACAagttgttttaaaaaatagaatttacGGAGAATTTTgtgcatatattaaatttcatAGGAGTGATCCGAATTTTAGTGGAACTAAAGCCAtgaatgaattttttaattccttaAATGATAGTGCTTTGAagcaattattttttggttTAAATGAACagaatttaaatttattagaaGAAGCTATTTCATATTGCCCCATTGCAAcctattcattttttaaaaatataaaacttcttaaaaaaataaatgtgaaTGCTACTAGACGAACATGGAAAGCAGTTTGTGGCTTGCAAaggttatataaaaatttaaaaaaagtaaaggaGAAATTGTCTTTAGAAGAAACGAGATTCAATTCGAATGAACATATTAGCTTATCACCCAACAGACATAGCCCCGTGAATAACGAAGACACGTTGCTATTGCGTCCACAAGGTAACAATATAAATTCGAACGAAATGAAATTAATGCATACAAAAGAGTTAAATTTTAAACGTAGTAGTATTGTTAGTGCTACAaccaataacaataatagtaattacAACAGTAGTACCAATAGCAACTATGGTATTACTATAGgcaataaaaaagttaagaaCGATTTACTTTCTGAACATTCAgataataaagaatattattatgataaaatatgtaataattcattagatttatataatgaagaaaaaatatctaaaaattatgaaataaataaattaaataacacttgtttatatattaccTCAGACGAAGAGAGCTTACATATTGgaagaaataatttaaacgCGAAAAATGAATTAGTGGAAACAAGGGAAATGATAgacaataataataggaCATTATATGATGAACACAATAAAATGGTAATAgatgataattataaaactaCGAATGAAATAGGCAAAACATTAAATGAAAGTAAACTAGTTAGAGAGAATTCTTTAGATGATTTAAGAGTTAATATGGTCAAACTTTTCAAAACTTACGGAGGACAATGTCGTATAGGAAAAGTCCAAGGTAGATGTGAGGATGCTACGTTTCAAACAGATATACCACCTACATTTGGAATATTTGATGGTGTTGGTTCATGGAGTCTAGAAGGAATAGATGCATCTAAATTTTCCATAGGTTTATCATTAGCTTGTCAAAGAGAAGCTGAAAAATTAtccaaaaatttaaatggtTATGCAAAAGTATCATATAATACTATAATTAGATCGaagttattattaaaaaattcattagaaagtgtaaaaaaagaatatgcCGATGCGTATGGTAGTTCCACAGCCATAGTAGGTATATTAGATGAGTATACCGGAAAGTGTGGTATATCGTCGCTAGGAGATAGTGTATGTATGATATTGCGAAGAGAATTTTTACCTGGTGATATCAATTTTGAAAGGGAAACATACCCAAAATTTCCTGTTGaatcctttttatattttaatacaaaAGGAAGAAATCCTTCAATTGTTCGAAAAATTATTTGGAAAACTACTGATCAGAAATGGGAGAACGGAGCACCATATCAATTATCAAATTTACCGGACCGTAGTCAATGGAAAGATTTAGAAAATAGAGGATTACATAGTTTTGtgaaaatattagaaaagGTAGATATCGATGGTGATTCACCTGATATGGCATTGTCACCACCTTCagaaatattatgtatgcctggagatttaatattattaatgagTGATGGCGTTAGTGATAATTTATTTGATGAAGAAATAGAAGCTTATTGTACGTTTGCAATAAGTCCAGAAGAAGCATGTGAATTAGGAGATCCTAGTGTATTTACACCTGCACAAGATATAGCGTATTCAATTACAAATATTGCTAAAAGAAGAAGTGGCGATAAACTTCATTGTAAACCattttatccttttcttGGAAAATATAGAGAacctaataaaatatacaaaggTAATAAAGTAGATGATATTTCTTGTGTAGCTATATGGGTTGTTTGTGAAACAGAAGAAAGTGTAAAGAATTTTGCAACAAATCCAACAGAACCATCTATACTAGAAACGGATAAATATTATtcgaataattattttcaacattttaataaaattatggaTATGTGTACACCAACTAAGACTttcattaaagaaaaaaataaaattgatcGTGTCAATTTACAGCATGGAAAAATTGATTCCACACAAGGTTCATTATTAGAGGATAATTACTCGCATTCGACAAGTCCAAATATGTCAAACCAATTTACAGCTAACTTTTTCGATTCTTCGGAAACACCTATAAAATTTAGTACAAtggatgaaaataaatatcaaGATTTGAGTGATATTGTATTGAAGGATGTAGATGATGGGGAGGAGGAACAGGAGGAAGAAGCAGAAGATGCGGACTGTCACAATGTGAATGATGATTCACGAAATAGAAAAGCTTCAGATCGACATAACAGAATTAATGAGGCACATGGAGAGGAAAGGTTTGATGGGAATTTTTGTAGTTCAGACAAATTTGTTGAAGATATGGACCTGATGAGAACTCCCAATAGTAACAGTATAAAATCCCTATTCAAAGATCAAATTTTTGATCGTGATGATTTTGACCATACACCTAAACAGCGAATAACAGACGAACATTTAGATGAACATAtagaaagaataaataatatgtatataaaaactcCAATACTGCATATTGATCAAACGTTTAAAGGGAATAAAGGTagtataaaacaaaataaatctactaacaaatgtaaaattaacaaaaaaacagaacaaaatataatacaaaatatgatGCATTTTGAAACTCCGAAAAAGCAAATTGTGAGGATAAGGGAAAAATCAAATTTAGTTACAACTGTTAATGACAGTACACTAATgaattcatttataaataacgaAACACCCGTTAAATCATTTAGTTCTAAAGATACATCATTAAAagtagataaaaaaatttcaaaggCTAAAAGAAAATCTTTATTTAGTTCAGATAAAATTGAGTCACCAAACAAAATAGGGCACACAAGAAAGCGCAACAAAAAATcgtagtaaaaaaaatttgtagtaaaaaaaagttgtggtaaaagaaaattattaactgATGACTAATTCAAAATTTGACCAAAAAGTATACAGGAAAtggtaaaatttaatttttttttttttcgcaccacattttataaaagacaaatatgtatttgcatttatatgtttttgcctatatatatgaatatatgtatacatatatacaggttaa
This genomic interval from Plasmodium brasilianum strain Bolivian I chromosome 13, whole genome shotgun sequence contains the following:
- a CDS encoding protein phosphatase PPM11, producing MEFLSNIYDKVLSGYVFTDVFKYKTWQENIIGKDRNNNSNSSNNNNSNNNNINSSNNNNNNNNSSTSNNDANYVKKNLEEILGTFLKNGKISHSLWAQHKMFIGDEGIYLLGEVITICQIVEFIDSDDIEEVKSNEEFKKNILEELNRRILLKKKTEMLEEKIISNISMCNNNGNFDDFDDDDHGGGGGGKENEEEEDDDNNNNNSNNNDNDNDSINKNDSNNNNSNSRHNKSNNHNKSNNNNNNNSTNNGTNDSNNKDKTKIGDKSVVSNFVEMLCAGKTNKFGFCEYDQKFNNKYILNNSSNDRKSSKSVEHCILPFSEDYEHKYVCLLLNHSGTQEARILRFSKDCINTNKLLDTLKGTVIFLNELRFLFKFFRSQVVLKNRIYGEFCAYIKFHRSDPNFSGTKAMNEFFNSLNDSALKQLFFGLNEQNLNLLEEAISYCPIATYSFFKNIKLLKKINVNATRRTWKAVCGLQRLYKNLKKVKEKLSLEETRFNSNEHISLSPNRHSPVNNEDTLLLRPQGNNINSNEMKLMHTKELNFKRSSIVSATTNNNNSNYNSSTNSNYGITIGNKKVKNDLLSEHSDNKEYYYDKICNNSLDLYNEEKISKNYEINKLNNTCLYITSDEESLHIGRNNLNAKNELVETREMIDNNNRTLYDEHNKMVIDDNYKTTNEIGKTLNESKLVRENSLDDLRVNMVKLFKTYGGQCRIGKVQGRCEDATFQTDIPPTFGIFDGVGSWSLEGIDASKFSIGLSLACQREAEKLSKNLNGYAKVSYNTIIRSKLLLKNSLESVKKEYADAYGSSTAIVGILDEYTGKCGISSLGDSVCMILRREFLPGDINFERETYPKFPVESFLYFNTKGRNPSIVRKIIWKTTDQKWENGAPYQLSNLPDRSQWKDLENRGLHSFVKILEKVDIDGDSPDMALSPPSEILCMPGDLILLMSDGVSDNLFDEEIEAYCTFAISPEEACELGDPSVFTPAQDIAYSITNIAKRRSGDKLHCKPFYPFLGKYREPNKIYKGNKVDDISCVAIWVVCETEESVKNFATNPTEPSILETDKYYSNNYFQHFNKIMDMCTPTKTFIKEKNKIDRVNLQHGKIDSTQGSLLEDNYSHSTSPNMSNQFTANFFDSSETPIKFSTMDENKYQDLSDIVLKDVDDGEEEQEEEAEDADCHNVNDDSRNRKASDRHNRINEAHGEERFDGNFCSSDKFVEDMDLMRTPNSNSIKSLFKDQIFDRDDFDHTPKQRITDEHLDEHIERINNMYIKTPILHIDQTFKGNKGSIKQNKSTNKCKINKKTEQNIIQNMMHFETPKKQIVRIREKSNLVTTVNDSTLMNSFINNETPVKSFSSKDTSLKVDKKISKAKRKSLFSSDKIESPNKIGHTRKRNKKS